Within Caproicibacterium argilliputei, the genomic segment TTCGGGTGGCATTCAAGTCAATGACACGTTGGTTGCGGCTGCCGCGGAAGTGCAGGGTTAAGTCACGCTGCGCTTCGATGTACGGCCCGTCAACCAGATAATCCGCTAAGCTTAACAGGCGATTCACCTCTGCATCGTGCTTTTGCAGCAGCTGCTCGTACGTCCAGCCGGAGTAGATGGTTAAGTCCAGCTTGGTTTCCGCCTTCAGACGCACCGCAAGGTCAGCCAATGCTTCCGCTTGGCAGAATGGCTCGCCGCCGGAAAAGGTAACACCCCGCAGCATCGGGTTCTGCTTGATTTTATCGAGCAGAGTGTCAAAGGAAGTGACCGTGCCGCCGTGGAAGTCGTGTGTCTGCGGATTCTGGCAGTTGGGGCAGTTATGCGGACATCCCTGCACAAAGATGGTGTAGCGGATACCGCGGCCGTCCACAATGGACTCCGGCTCCGTGCCGGCTAAACGCAGTTCAGTGCAGGCCATGCTTCACGCGATCCTTTTCCTCGGCTGCCTTCGCGTTGTTCCAGCGATCCATGGTGCCGACCAAGTAACCGGTAATGCGGCGGATACGCTCAAAACCGACGCCCTCGCCAATCATGTTGTTCTTCTCGATAATACGCTCTGTCATGATAATCTCTCCTTTGTATTGATTCTATCTATGTTGTGAAATTTCTTTGTATAGAAGACCAGGATTACCGGCCATCGCAGCCGCAGCCCTCAATGGCAGGCATATGCGGGTACTTCTTGCGCAGTTCATTGAGCCGTTCTATGCTGACCGGCTCGCCCTCGCGGCGGCCGCAGCGCGGGCACACATTGTCAATCACACCGTTGTAGCCGCAGATTGGGTCGCGGTCAACCGGATGGTTCACACTGCCGTAGCCGATGCCGGCTTCCTTCATGCAGCGCACCACCGCTTCAAAAGCGTCCAGATTTTTGCAGGTGTCGCCGTCCAACTCAACATAGGAGATGTGTCCGGCATTGGTCATTGCATGGTACGGCGCTTCGGTGCGGATCTTTTTAAATGCGCTGATGGGGTAGTACACTGGCACATGGAAAGAGTTCGTGTAGTAATCGCGGTCGGTAATGCCGGGCAGAATGCCGTACTTTACTTTGTCGATTTTCACGAACTGTCCGGAAAGCCCCTCAGCAGGTGTGGCAAGCAGGGTAAAGTTCAGGCCGGTTTTTTCGCTTTCGTCATCCATACGTTTGCGCATATGACCGATGATTTCCAAACCGAGTTTTTGGCTTTCTTCGCTTTCCCCGTGGTGCTTGCCAACGAGTGCAACCAGTGTTTCTGCAAGACCGATAAAGCCAACGGAAAGGGTGCCGTGCTTTAAAACCTCCGCGACACTGTCATTCGGGCCAAGCTTTTCTGAGTCAATCCAAACACCCTGCCCCATCAGGAAGGGATAGTTGTAAACCCTTTTGCTGCACTGAATTTTAAAGCGATGCAGCAGCTGCCGGATGCACAGGTCAATGCGTTCGTCCAGAATCTGATAGAACTTTTTCACGTCGTGATGCGCCTCAATGCCGATGCGCGGCAGATTGATGCTGGTAAAACTCAAATTGCCGCGGCCGCAGGTGACCTC encodes:
- the nrdG gene encoding anaerobic ribonucleoside-triphosphate reductase activating protein, with the translated sequence MACTELRLAGTEPESIVDGRGIRYTIFVQGCPHNCPNCQNPQTHDFHGGTVTSFDTLLDKIKQNPMLRGVTFSGGEPFCQAEALADLAVRLKAETKLDLTIYSGWTYEQLLQKHDAEVNRLLSLADYLVDGPYIEAQRDLTLHFRGSRNQRVIDLNATRKVGHVVLDDLDEE